One genomic segment of Stigmatopora argus isolate UIUO_Sarg chromosome 3, RoL_Sarg_1.0, whole genome shotgun sequence includes these proteins:
- the igf1ra gene encoding insulin-like growth factor 1a receptor isoform X2, with the protein MLFPNLSVIRGRNLFYNYALVIYEMTSLKDIGLYNLRNITRGAIRIEKNPELCYLDSVDWSLIMDAEFNNVVSGNKKTKECDNVCPGIMEDNPLCQQTTFNNKQEYRCWTSNQCQKVCPRQCKHACTEKGECCHSQCLGSCTQAYSDTACSACLHYYHEGHCVPDCPSDTYKFEGWRCITEDLCSQVHLPSDVHFVIHEGECMPDCPSGFARNESNRMLCIACNGLCDKICTTSVIDSVNAAQSLKDCTVIAGNLDVNIRHGNNIASELESFMGLIQTVTGYVRIRHSHTLGSLSFLKSLRYINGAELIDQLYSFSAINNQHLHDLWDWTQHNLTIREGRLSFRLNPKLCMSKIHTMWEKTGVTAKPQEGDFRNNGERASCESHILKILSNSTSSNTIRLTWERYQPRDYKGLISFMVYYKEAPSQNITELDGQDGCGSNSWHMVDVDLPQNNNTDPKVGIHHLKPWTQYAIFVKAITLRVEDKHIPGAKSDIIYIRTRPSLPTVPKDPRAYANSSTKLLVKWSPPLFPNGNLTYYLIRWQRQPEDRELYLHDYCSKELKIPFRIPAAGFADMEEMTKPTKSDLSGTKKGPCCPCPKTPEEKDREKDDRVFLKLFENFLHNAIFLQRPQDRRRRDLFGLANGTALQEGIGRVNATLDPGVNSTDGVPPIVEYPFSEDKSTSDVLEIPNLIPFTVYHIDIHACNEELGHCSVGAFVFARTKPADKADDIPGKVLFERSDKMEGCALLRWPEPIMPNGLILMYEIKYRLGAEPEKHECVSREQYRKHRGARLTNLGSGNYSASVRATSLAGNGSWTESMYFYVPPPKRDDALTLYLVVIIPIIVTLFIAGLTIILFFVNKKRNSDRLGNGVLYASVNPEYFSAAEMYVPDEWEVAREKITMHRELGQGSFGMVYDGIAKGVVKDEPETRVAIKTVNESASMKERIEFLNEASVMKEFNCHHVVRLLGVVSQGQPTLVIMELMTSGDLKSHLRSLRKENTSAQVLPPLKKMIQMTGEIADGMAYLNANKFVHRDLAARNCMVSEDFTVKIGDFGMTRDIYETDYYRKGGKGLLPVRWMSPESLKDGVFTTMSDVWSFGVVLWEIATLAEQPYQGMSNEQVLRFVMEGGLLDKPDICPDMLFELMRMCWQYNPKMRPSFLDIISSIKEDLEPPFQEVSFFYSEENKPPDTEELDMEVENMENIPLDPAATIQPSGAAPLAGTPPPASTQPSPPAAPFMKPGSPTAGPSDSKRTGHVAANGPVVLLRPNFDELQPYAHMNGGRKNERALPLPQSSAC; encoded by the exons TGTGTCCCAGGCAATGTAAGCACGCTTGCACAGAAAAGGGCGAGTGCTGCCACAGTCAGTGCCTGGGCAGCTGCACCCAAGCCTACAGCGATACAGCGTGCTCCGCCTGCCTCCACTACTACCACGAAGGCCACTGCGTCCCTGACTGCCCATCCGACACTTATAAGTTCGAGGGCTGGCGCTGCATCACCGAGGACCTGTGCTCCCAAGTGCATCTGCCCAGCGATGTTCACTTTGTCATCCACGAGGGCGAATGCATGCCTGATTGCCCCTCTGGCTTTGCACGCAATGAAAGCAACCG GATGTTGTGCATTGCCTGTAATGGGTTATGCGATAAGATCTGCACGACCTCCGTCATCGACTCTGTAAACGCTGCTCAGTCCCTGAAGGACTGCACCGTCATTGCTGGCAACCTGGACGTCAACATCCGCCATGGAA ATAACATAGCGTCTGAGCTGGAGAGCTTCATGGGTCTGATCCAAACAGTGACGGGCTATGTGAGGATTCGTCACTCCCACACACTTGGCTCGCTGTCCTTTCTCAAGAGTCTGCGTTACATCAACGGGGCGGAGCTTATAGATCA GTTGTATTCCTTCTCTGCTATCAACAATCAGCACCTGCACGACCTGTGGGATTGGACTCAGCACAATCTAACCATCCGGGAAGGACGCCTTTCCTTCCGTCTGAATCCCAAACTCTGCATGTCTAAGATCCACACCATGTGGGAGAAAACGGGTGTCACTGCCAAGCCACAGGAGGGCGACTTCCGCAACAACGGCGAAAGAGCCAGCT GTGAAAGCCACATCCTTAAGATCTTGTCTAACAGCACATCCAGCAACACCATCAGACTGACATGGGAGCGCTACCAGCCTCGGGATTACAAAGGCCTTATCAGCTTCATGGTCTACTACAAGGAGGC CCCTTCCCAGAACATAACCGAATTAGACGGTCAGGATGGCTGCGGCTCCAACAGCTGGCACATGGTGGACGTGGATCTTCCTCAGAATAATAACACTGACCCAAAAGTTGGAATTCACCACCTCAAGCCGTGGACCCAATATGCCATTTTCGTCAAGGCCATCACGCTGCGGGTTGAGGATAAACACATTCCCGGTGCAAAGAGTGATATCATATACATTCGAACACGCCCATCGC TGCCAACTGTGCCGAAAGATCCGCGTGCCTACGCTAACTCTTCCACCAAACTCCTGGTCAAGTGGTCGCCTCCCCTCTTTCCCAACGGCAATTTGACTTACTACCTAATCCGTTGGCAGCGGCAGCCGGAAGACCGGGAACTCTACTTGCACGACTACTGCTCTAAAG AACTGAAGATCCCATTCCGGATCCCGGCGGCAGGATTTGCAGACATGGAGGAAATGACCAAGCCCACAAAGTCAGACCTGTCGGGTACAAAGAAGGGTCCTTGTTGTCCTTGCCCCAAGACGCCCGAGGAAAAGGACCGAGAGAAGGATGACCGTGTCTTCTTGAAGTTGTTTGAGAACTTCCTTCACAATGCCATCTTTCTGCAGAG ACCTCAAGATCGTCGTCGTCGGGACCTTTTTGGCCTGGCGAATGGCACTGCCTTGCAAGAGGGCATTGGCAGGGTCAACGCCACACTTGACCCGGGCGTTAACAGCACAGATGGGGTCCCGCCAATTGTGGAATATCCCTTTTCTGAGGACAAGAGTACCTCAGATGTCTTAGAGATCCCCAACTTGATTCCCTTCACTGTCTACCACATCGACATTCatgcttgcaatgaagagttGGGCCACTGTAGCGTTGGCGCCTTTGTCTTTGCCAGGACCAAACCCGCAG aCAAAGCGGACGATATACCTGGGAAAGTGCTCTTTGAGAGAAGCGACAAGATGGAAGGTTGCGCACTGCTGCGTTGGCCCGAGCCCATCATGCCCAACGGCCTCATCTTGATGTACGAGATCAAGTACCGTTTGGGGGCCGAG CCTGAGAAGCATGAGTGTGTGTCTCGCGAGCAATACCGCAAGCATCGAGGGGCTCGACTCACCAACCTGGGATCGGGGAACTACTCTGCCAGCGTTCGAGCCACATCTCTGGCTGGAAATGGCTCCTGGACAGAGAGCATGTACTTCTACGTGCCTCCGCCAAAAA GAGACGACGCACTCACTCTCTATTTGGTCGTCATTATTCCCATCATCGTTACTCTCTTCATCGCCGGACTCACAATCATTCTCTTCTTTGTTAACAAAAAGAG GAATAGTGACCGACTAGGGAACGGAGTCCTGTACGCCTCAGTCAATCCAGAGTACTTCAGCGCTGCAGAGA TGTACGTCCCGGATGAGTGGGAGGTGGCAAGGGAGAAGATCACCATGCACCGGGAGCTGGGCCAAGGATCTTTTGGCATGGTGTACGACGGCATCGCCAAGGGAGTGGTTAAGGACGAGCCCGAAACGCGAGTGGCCATCAAAACGGTCAACGAGTCGGCCAGTATGAAGGAGCGCATCGAATTTCTGAATGAAGCGTCTGTCATGAAGGAATTCAACTGCCATCATGTG GTGAGACTTCTGGGCGTGGTCTCCCAGGGACAACCTACATTGGTGATTATGGAACTGATGACCAGTGGGGATCTGAAGAGCCACCTGCGTTCTCTCCGCAAAGAA AACACTAGTGCCCAGGTCCTTCCCCCACTCAAGAAGATGATTCAGATGACGGGGGAGATCGCTGACGGCATGGCGTACCTAAATGCCAACAAATTTGTCCACAGAGACCTGGCGGCCAGAAACTGCATGGTGTCCGAAGACTTTACCGTAAAGATTGGAG ATTTTGGCATGACCAGAGATATTTACGAGACAGATTACTACCGAAAAGGAGGAAAAGGCCTGTTGCCTGTTCGCTGGATGTCACCCGAGTCGCTGAAAGATGGCGTGTTTACTACCATGTCTGATGTCTG GTCATTTGGTGTAGTTCTGTGGGAAATTGCCACCTTGGCAGAGCAGCCCTACCAAGGCATGTCCAATGAACAAGTCCTGCGCTTTGTCATGGAGGGAGGGCTTCTGGACAAGCCGGACATTTGTCCCGACATGCT GTTTGAGCTGATGCGGATGTGCTGGCAATACAACCCCAAGATGCGTCCCTCCTTCTTGGATATCATCAGCAGCATCAAGGAAGACCTGGAGCCCCCTTTCCAGGAAGTCAGCTTCTTCTACAGCGAGGAGAACAAGCCGCCAGACACCGAGGAGCTGGACATGGAAGTGGAGAACATGGAGAACATTCCGCTAGACCCCGCGGCCACCATTCAGCCCTCCGGGGCCGCCCCGTTGGCGGGCACACCGCCGCCCGCTTCGACACAGCCGTCACCCCCTGCCGCTCCTTTTATGAAACCCGGCTCACCTACGGCGGGGCCCTCGGACAGCAAGCGCACGGGCCACGTAGCGGCCAACGGGCCGGTGGTGCTGCTCAGGCCCAACTTTGACGAGCTGCAGCCCTACGCACACATGAACGGCGGCAGAAAGAATGAGAGGGCGCTCCCCTTGCCCCAGTCTTCGGCCTGCTAG